From Coffea arabica cultivar ET-39 chromosome 2e, Coffea Arabica ET-39 HiFi, whole genome shotgun sequence, the proteins below share one genomic window:
- the LOC113729745 gene encoding cytochrome P450 87A3-like: MLFACAIIALIVMLFSHWVYRWRNPKCNGVLPPGSMGLPIIGETIEYLTPYATDDLPPFLQKRISRYGPIFRTNILGQSVVISTDAEVNYRVFQQENNCFELCYSESFTRITGKQGLAGYHGDFHKYLRSLMLKLVSPEALREKMINDMVDNTREHLSSWSKLGKVDAKDGTDELLFKLAAEKMLGYEESKARKKLRECYSTLMDGLISIPLNFPGTAFYACLQGRKKAMKVIKDIFEMRRSGNHTKRVLVDHLLEEIEKEDTFLNEEIAMDLLFLFLFAAHETTATVMTLTLRFLNDHPNVMAELKREHEKILKMRETKNSRVSWKEYKSMTFTHMVINEVVRVINVAPGIFRKVLKDVEIKGYTIPAGWKIMVCPALIHLDPNRYDNPYEFNPWRWEGQELHTGSKNFMAFGGGVRLCVGADFAKLQMSIFLHYMATKYTWRVIDEGDKIRIPIGVRFRKGLRIEISENE; this comes from the exons ATGTTGTTTGCTTGTGCTATCATTGCTCTTATTGTTATGCTATTCAGCCACTGGGTGTATAGGTGGAGAAACCCCAAGTGTAACGGGGTATTACCACCAGGTTCGATGGGACTACCAATTATAGGAGAAACAATTGAGTACTTGACCCCTTATGCAACAGATGATCTCCCACCATTCCTACAAAAAAGAATCTCAAG gtacGGGCCAATTTTTCGCACGAATATACTTGGGCAGTCGGTCGTTATATCAACTGATGCTGAAGTCAACTACCGTGTCTTCCAGCAAGAAAATAATTGTTTCGAGCTCTGCTATAGTGAGAGTTTCACCCGGATAACTGGGAAACAAGGTTTAGCTGGCTATCATGGAGACTTCCACAAGTACCTCAGGAGCTTAATGTTGAAGCTTGTTAGCCCTGAAGCCTTAAGAGAGAAGATGATAAACGACATGGTTGACAACACTCGAGAGCATCTAAGTTCTTGGAGTAAACTTGGAAAAGTAGATGCTAAAGATGGAACTGATGAG TTGTTATTTAAACTTGCTGCCGAGAAGATGCTTGGCTATGAAGAAAGCAAGGCTCGGAAAAAATTGAGAGAATGTTATTCGACACTCATGGATGGCTTGATCTCAATTCCTCTCAACTTCCCTGGAACAGCATTCTATGCTTGCTTACAA GGACGTAAGAAAGCAATGAAGGTCATCAAGGACATCTTTGAGATGAGGCGCTCAGGCAATCACACTAAGAGAGTCCTTGTGGATCATTTACTTGAGGAAATAGAGAAAGAAGACACCTttttgaatgaagaaattgcGATGGACTTACTATTCTTGTTTCTGTTTGCTGCCCATGAAACAACTGCAACAGTTATGACTTTGACCCTGAGGTTTCTAAATGACCATCCAAATGTTATGGCTGAACTAAAG AGAGAGCAtgaaaaaattcttaaaatGCGAGAAACTAAAAATTCTCGTGTTTCATGGAAAGAGTACAAGTCTATGACTTTCACGCACATG GTTATAAATGAAGTAGTTAGGGTTATAAATGTTGCCCCTGGGATTTTTCGCAAAGTTCTCAAGGATGTTGAAATAAAAG GGTATACAATTCCTGCTGGTTGGAAGATAATGGTTTGTCCAGCATTAATTCATTTGGATCCTAATCGATACGACAACCCCTATGAATTTAACCCATGGCGATGGGAG GGCCAAGAATTGCATACGGGATCAAAAAATTTCATGGCATTTGGTGGAGGTGTGAGGCTTTGTGTTGGTGCTGACTTTGCAAAGTTGCAGATGTCAATTTTTCTGCATTACATGGCCACAAAATATAC CTGGAGAGTTATCGATGAAGGAGACAAAATCCGGATACCTATTGGTGTTCGTTTCCGCAAGGGATTGCGTATTGAGATTTCGGAGAACGAATAG